Below is a window of Pochonia chlamydosporia 170 chromosome 7, whole genome shotgun sequence DNA.
CCTCTTCTTCCGTTTAGGTTTCTCTTTTTGTCCCTGTCTGCAATTTCAACGAAGCTCAAGATCTCTTTATACGGTCACTGTGTTTCATCTTGCACTATGGACTCGCCAACGGACCCTGTCGTGAGCGGCATGATCAGCCGTATCGAAGAACTTGCGAATGAGACACTCTCCAAAGTTGACCGAAACCCAACAGGGTCCAAAGAACAACACTGCTCCAAGTATTTGGTAGAAGCTGTGGATCGCTGTCGTAGGGTCCTAATCCATTGCGTGAAGACCTATGATAGGATCGAGAGGAAAAAAGAAGCTGCTGAACAGGCAGAGACATTCTTCCCATCTATGCAGCACATTCTGGACGCTGGTGTGTTTGCGGAATTGATGTATTCGACCAGCTTAACGGATCGATCATTTCATGGAAAGTTTCTGCAGTTGGAGGAACTTGCTGCGTCTATTGATAAAATATGTGGCCAATACGTGCCGTATGtactttcttcttctcactCCACCCCCTACCCGTTGTGAATCTAAATCTGATGCTCTGCAGCCACGCCGGATCCAATACTAGACCAGCGCCTCCAAATGAATACTGGACTCGGATGGAGGGTTTGATAGACTATGTGTTGAAACCCGGGGAACTGGGCCCCTGGATCAACTTGGATGAGGTTCGAGGCTGGATCACAAGGTGCGAGAAGGATCATGGCCACTGTAAGGTGTCAGAGGCGAATCAGCAGATATTCCAAGCtcggccaacatggctggtggaTGTGCGAAGAATGTGTCTAGTGAAGAGTGAGCCGGGACAGCGATACGTTGCGCTGAGTTATCTCTGCGCAACTGACGGCTTCAAGACTACAAAGAACAACATCGCGGACCTTCAGAAACCTGGCACACTGCAGAATATTGCTGAAGCCGGTATTGACGGCAAGAAGATTACGCCCACGGTTCTACACGCAATCCAGTTAACAGCCTGTCTTGGAGAGAATTACCTCTGGGTTGACTCTCTCTGTCTTACACACGACGACCAGCCGCTGCTACACCAAGAGCTAGTCAACATGGGATCAATCTTTACCAATGCGGCATTCACCATTGTCGTGCCTTCTACACCAGCGTCTTCAGGTCTCTACGGGATTCAAGACGTCACGCCATCAATTGCCAAGAGACAATACCACCGGCCACTTTGGTGGGAAAAGCCTTCAAACGTGTCCAAGCGCATCGAGGAGCAGCAAAAGGTGCTTCTATCCCAGGGCTGGGGGTCTCCCTGGCGCAAACGTGCCTGGACATACCAAGAACACATGTTTTCAAGGAAACTTCTCATCTTGGACGAGAATTCCGCGACGTGGaactgccattgccaagtaTATTTTGAGGGTGTCACTGCCCCGGACCGACCATGCGGGAAATATGAAGCCAATGGACAAGGGTGGAAACTTACCAATGCCAAGTTTAAAGACTATGCTACACATGTATCTTCGTATAATACGCGATTGCTTACACATGAGAAGGAGTCTTTGCAGGCCTTTGGGGGCATCATGTCCACTCTGCAGGCGGGCTGGGGAGGGAGCTGGGTATCAGGCCTGCCAAGTGTGTTTTTTGACCTTGCGCTGTTGTGGTATAATGAgaagccgttgaagaagagagtTGCCACTAAGTCTGGGCTATTGGCACCGACTTGGTCCTGGGCTGTATGGCAGGGAGAGGTTTCTTTCCTGGATGAGCTCAAGGGGAAGGATTGGATCAAGTCTCTCGCAGACTGGAAGTTTGGTACAGCCACTGGACGCAACTGGACTCCAGTTGCAGGTCTTCAAAACTCGTCAGCAGGACAGGAAGGTCACGCCAATCGGCCCGTGGATGCTGGTATTGCCAACGCCATGGCCGGTTTAGATATTTCAGAGGGTTCTACCGCGGATGTCGCCTCTGCCTTGTCCAAACTACACCTCGACGACTCTCAGACCCCGAGTACAATTTACTTCACACCGTTTTTGCTCTCTGCCAAAGTACAGCTTTTGAAACTTCACGTTATGGAATTTTCGACGGCGGGCATCCCTCTTGTTAATAAAGATGACGAGTGTATTGGGATGATCACGCCACACGAAACCATAACCAGCAAAACGGATGTGAAGAACATCGTAGTGGAGGTGGTGAGTGTCTCAGAAATGTGCATTGACGGAATGGAATTGTATAATGTTCTTTGGATTGAGCGGGTAGACGGCATAGCCTTCAGAAAGGGTGTGGGGAGGGTTGTCAAAGAAATGTGGGTTGGTTTGAAGGCTGAAGTTGTAGACCTTGTGTTGGGCTAGGGAGATGAATCATGTCCCGGAGAGGTCTTTGGACGATTTCTAGATCTTTTTCAGGGTCATAATAAGGTGGTTTTAGAGTTGATTCATTTGTGGCCATCACTTTCGCTTCGTGTCCACATATATTTTGCGCACATTGCATGACATACCTCAATGTAGTAGGGATACGCATCAGATCCGTTGTATTGCTACACTTAAAGGTGTTTCAATTATGCCACACATTGGGTTACATCGGTGGTGAACCAATTTCATGGGTTGGGGGTGGGATTGGCGGAGATTTTCAGTATTGAACACATATTCATACTATTGAGTCGGCTTTCGCAGAGATGAAGGATGGATCGATTTAGCCGCATGAAGTTTGCACCAACTTTTGCTGGTCCCCTTGCCAAGCTGTCAACTTCTGCCATGACTTACATCCGGCAGTCAAATGCATCCACAAGTGGAAATCTCGCATCACAGGTGGAGGATCAGCCACAAGAACTGCCCCGCCATTCATTGATAATGTTAATGACCCATGAGGCTGAACGATACATTGTGAGTGATTAATTCATCGACGCAGTGGTTTTAGCGTAAGGCTCGAGCTATTCCCCAGGCCGGCGACTTAGGAGACAAATTTGATCAACATGCCCGGCGGCAAGACGACCCGTAGATCCCCAAAACTAAGACTTGAACAAGCATACTTGAAAGCGCGGTACCACGTCGTCGGTGAAGTTGTGATGAATGATTGTCGAAAAGCCATTGACGATAACCGAGTCATGAACCCGGAAGAAGAGTCTCAGACAAAGAGGCGTTGGTCATTGGGGAAAGCCAGGATATCCCTGGCGGGGAAAATAACACAAGAACCAATTcgtcctcaacaccaacaccaaaacgGGAAGATCATTGGCAACCCCGGCAGTCAAAAAATATGGCTGTTCGGCACGTCCCCCTTTTCTTTGAGTCAACAGGACCCTCGGGAATGACCGTAGTTGTGGTTGGTTAGACACATGCAACACTCCCAAACATCCAATCTTGCAGTTTaggcagcttctccaacagGGCCAACTAGCTTGTTGTGGCTTTCGTTGCCAAATCCAATGCTTGTCGACTTTTGGTCATGATCGCTGGCGCTCGGGGCATCGCTTAGCTCCTCGGTTGTACGCCACGTTCAACGGTCCTGGAGACGAACCCCTGTGAGAACCACACTCTCATGTGAGTCTTCAATCACGATTCTTGTTTTTACGTATGAATGAACCACTCAAGAGGCGCTCTGTACCACCTAGTTGGGTTCATGGTGTTTCGAAATCCCACAGGTTGCTAGGAGGTCACAGCGTGCAAGCCACATTTTCTGGGATGGGATTAAAGCTCATGGAATCCCATAACTGCTGCTTCAAGCCGGTCAACTTGTTTGCAATTCTTCCTCCATGATACCAGAAGAACGGCTGTAACTCAAGAGTCATCCAAAATGCCGGGGACTTTTCTGTCAGCCGGCCAGGCTAGGGCCCTCAATATCATCCTGCAACTGGGGTCATCACTGTCCATTGCTGGCTGCATTTTCATTATTACTACATTTTGCTTCTGCAAATCTTTTCACAAGCCTATCAATAGGCTGGTATTCTATGCTTCTTTTGGGAACTTCTTTGCAAGCGTTGCCTTTATGATGGCAGGCATATATGTCAATGCGCCTCGGAGTGCTGGTTGCCAGGCGCAAGGGTTTCTCCTAGACATGTAAGTGAGGAGGATGCTGGAATACCCCTCGACCATCATAAGTCGAGCTTACTttgttgctgcagatgctTACTCTCACTCTTAGGTTTGTTGCGGCTGATGCGTTTTGGACcctcgccatggccatcaatgtATACCTCACCTTCTACTTCCGATTTGATGCTGTGCGGCTGAGGCAGATGGAGATTCCGTACCTGATATTTTGCTACGCTGTCCCATTCACCCCTGCCTTTGCCTACTTATTTATCAAGAACGCGGCAGGCGAGCGTGTCTATGGATCTGCTGGCATTTGGTGCTGGATTACGCCGAAATGGGATATTCTTCGCATTGCTACGTTCTATGGGCCGGTGTGGTATGGAAACTGCTCACACTTTTCTAGAAAAACAAACGGAACAGAAGTTTGCTAACATCCTGCGTGTGAAATACAGGGGCATCCTCGCAATCACTCTAACCATCTATCTCCGCTCCGGCAGCACCATATACAGGAAGCATCGCCAACTTCGCAAGTTCCAAGGGACTGGTTCCGGGGCTATATCGTCAACAAATCGCGGCGAAGTTGGTACCAACATGAAGACGACGGAGGTTACCATCATTTCTGAGTCGGTCGGCAAGTCAGAGACGATGGAGATGCAGGCCTTGGGAGGCCAAGCCACTGCTCATGCGTCCAGTAACCCACAACAATTCCGTCGTGACAAAACGCCAATGGGAGCGGAAGACTCTACACAGCCATCTACACACGCGCCAACGCATGCTACCTCGGTATCGGCTGGTGCGGTTTCTCGTCCGCAACGACGTATTTACCACGAAGTCAACAATGCGGCATGGCAATACACGAAGTGCGctctgctcttcttcctAGTCATCGTCATTACTTGGATACCGTCCAGCGCGAACCGTGTCTATTCATACATTCACCCCGGCGAGATCAGCATAACGTTGCAGTTCATGAGCGCAACCGTGCTGCCATTGCAAGGATTTTGGAACGCTGTTATTTACGCCGTCACCTCGGCTGCGGCTTGTAAGCAGCTTTTCAACCAGATAAAGgagctggtgttggagaaaACGGGCAGAGACGGCGGAAGCAATATCCGGGGTAGACAAGACGAGCCACGACGCTCGATGGGCATTGGGGGTAATTTCGGGACAGTAAGGAATAATGGCGCGGACTCAGAAACTGAAAGCATGAGGGAGCTGGCGAAGAGTGTTGATGGTTCGGATGATGGACGAAGCGCGAGTATTGCCGTCTCTAAACGCGGAGCTTAGCTTTAATAATGCCCCGTTGTATTGTACGTTCTTTTAATTTAATTGAATCTTTTGTTTCAGAGAGATGGGACAACTTGTTGGTTCTGAGCTTTGAAAGTCGGTGGGACTTGGTCGTGCTATAATTATGTGAGCTACTGGGGGATAGAGTATTAGCCAACGACTTAGGTTCCCCTCTCAAAATATTTCTGAAAGATGGTTATCTGGACGTGAGAAACTCCATTGATGACGCAGGCTCTATGTACTTGTGTCATTTGCGGCGAGCGGGTATCACCGCTTGAACAACATCTTGGATTGCGGACGGTGTAGGGGGTTCAGGGCGAGGACCTGAGCGTTGGCAGTTTGACAGATTCCTCTTTCAACTAACTTACGCTTGTGTTCGAGATTGAGTGTAGAAAGTTTTGGAAGCATGTCGTGAGAATAAGGGGATTTATGTTATGCAGGATTTACAATGGGAGTGTAAGTCGTGGTTAAACCATATGTCTTACATGTGAAGGGTTGCCAGAAGATAGTAAGAAGGAATAGGCACAAATTACGTATCGTACGTGTCAGTCAGTGAGGCAATTGAAATTTCTTCTATAATTTACTTCTGCATCTATCTCCAAAAAACCGACCATCTCGGTTTGTCAAACAAAACCTTTTAGGAAGACAAAAGATGACCAGACTGGGAGAGTTGACTACCCTAGAGCACGACGTTTTCTCAAATTGCGGACTCGTTGGAATGGAAATCAGTTACTGTGTAGCTATTGGTGGGCAAGTAATTTGCTCTACGATATCTCTGGACGCATTCTATTCGGGGCGTCATTACGTGGCCTGTTCCATTCGCGGATCCATTATCGATCAGTTCTTTTGTACAGTGGACCGTAACGTCAGCAGTTTGAAACATTGTTTAGGCAGCACTTTGCAATCTATTGCGCCTTTTGAGTTCTGAAATCCGTAAATTGACATCATAGCCTACAGAAAAGGTCAAAATAGAAATCGGTAGTCAGTTTGACACATTTTGTGGCACGAGACACTTGTCCGTTTCTGTGTTTGGCTCGGTCTAGATCACCGTGGACTAGAGCCCACTCAACCCGACTGGTCCAGTTTGGGCTCCAAGCACGAGGGCCGTGGTGGCGTAGCCAAACAAGCTCCGAAGTTTTTCGACGGAAAATCTTTGAAATATCGAGCCATTGTTTCGGAGCGGGAcgcttggtgctggtggtgggtTCGGCGACTACCTAAGAGAGGACGACTGTATAAGCCACAATGACGACGCACATGGCTTATTCTTAGCCATTACTCAACGGGTCAAGTATTCCCAGCTTCATTCACCATTGCTATCAGTTTCTATTTTGGGTGCCTCGGGTGCTGACGATATTGCGGCTGGAAAGCGTCTGGTGTGGTTTTCCAAAGTTCCAAACGCTCCGGGCAGCTGGGTTAGATGATGTCACCCGTTGTCGGGGGAAAATGCAGGAACAAATCATGGCTGTTGGACGCCAATTGTGTTTTCAGGAATGGGCATGTCGCTGCTCTACATTTGGGGTGAGTCTCGGTGCACTTGAATGAAAGATACCTGGCTTCTGTTATGTCCtagagagagagagaagtCGGCTTGCGCAAGGACCGGGTAACCAGAGATATAGAAGGTAAAGAGTATCGTGTAGAACAACAATGATATGAGGCAATAGAGCCTGTCTGCAGATTGTAGACCAAAATAACAACTCTCCTGGCTGAACAGTGGCTCTAAATGAGAATGATTCTAGTTTTTTGGGTTGCCAACACTTGCAACCAAGCTTCAATGTATCAGTGGTGACGGGAAGGACGGGAATGATGGAAAAACTATGAAAAGTCAGGTGAGGAAACCTGACGAACCTGTATGCTCAACTCTACTCCTTGCGACTTAACATCTATTATCTATACCCAAGCGACATGAGGTTTGCCCCCATGCCTTATGCAACATTTTGGAGAATACCATACTACCTACAAATTAACACGTGCTGAGGCCTAATACAGGGTGAGGGATAGTGTTAGGGGTGCCAGCAGAGAAATCTTCCATTACTAGGCCATTCCCTCTAATAGTAGAGTCTCCGACGTAAGGTCTTCTAAATTCCCGTACTACTATCTGTATTACTAATATTTTGATATGAAGTTGTCTTCTAGATCCAGCAAAGTCCGCCGACTAAGCGGGGTCTTCCAATTCAGCAAGAAAGTTTCGTGATATATTGAATCCTTTCAGTTAGTTCAAAGATGCTTGTGGTGTCTCACCTCATCGTATCCCTGTAAAGCCCTCTTCCAAGTTCTAGCATGTTTGAACAACCAAGACCATTGGGTACTTCCAGGACCATCACTACTTGGAATAGTACCTCTATCAGATAGCTCAAACCAACAGACTACTCAAATCTGTTGGACCAGTCCAAAACGGACCACCAAACAGAGCTTCCGACAGCATTCTTTCACAACAATAGATTCTTACACCCAATAGCTCTGCTAAAAACTAACATGCTCTGAAAGAGTTGTAAGGTGCCTTATATGTATGAGAATTCGAGCATGCGTCGCACCCTCTACATGTTCACAAAGCCCCTGTCAGGATCATCACCCACACGCATCAGAACGTAAAACAAGGTATTGGTTTACTGTGCAGTATGTTCTGAAGACCCTTATTGTACTTAGTTTGTGACCAAAAATGGTCTGTTTTTGTTTCGTTGCAATTTTAAAACTGTAAGAAGTTGGTTGACCTATAGAGCTACACCGGGGATCAAAAATATTTGAACACGGAAAACATATCGCATATCCTCGTATGCACTGAGACACATTGAGATGTGTCACTCAATACTTGGATATGAGCAAATCCATTTACCAGAGACTTTCTACTTAACACTCCACCAAAATTTCACATTCCCAAGCCTACTTACAAGCTATGCGTATCACGGACGAGGGACGCTCTGAATGCGATATGGGTGGTCTCAGTCGTAGCCATGATGGTGGCCGCAGCTACGCACGAACAGGTCCTGCTTTTTTTAGGCAACCAAAATTAGTAAACAAACCGTGTTGGTCGTGCATTTCAAGCCAAGTTATCCCAAAATGTAGAGTGACAGATTGGAGAAGGTTTAATTTGATGTGGAATAGCCTTGTAAGACTCCCGACACGGCCGGAATTGgtaacatttgaaccaaTAGTCGTAGGCAATTGACATGAGGCATCGATATATTAACGGAAGATAATCTTAGCTACTCAAACGTCATGAGGGAACGAGGCTGCTGAATTTCTTTCTTTGACACGCCGTTTATGCTACCGCACAGCTCATATAGAATCACATCCACCAAAAGTATCGCTCTGGAAGGCCTGACCGTTCTGCTTAGCTTTGTACTCCCTCGTAGCCTGATGAGATTGAGGACTGTTTTGCACGAGCCGTAAGGGATGACTGTGAAACGCGGGATCGCCTTTGTCGTGGGCTTGATGGCAGGCTCAAAGCCCATGCGTTCtcgccttcaatgtttgatgctTTCTGGTCAAATGGTTCATTTAGCTAATCCATTGATGATCATTCAAATAGAAACAATATGAATTGTTCATCCGAGGAAAAGGGACAGTGGAAGAGGTACAAATATCGCTCAATGTCGCGATGCATCAACAATTACTCAATCCAACTCTGATATTTCCGAACGACTACTTCTCATGCTCTTTTGATTGTCTTATGCTTTATTTAAAAGGCAAAAACTTCTATTGGAAAGCCCATATCAAGCCCTCGGCACCCAATTTTGTTAGATAACGTTTCGCAATGTCCAACCCCACcattcttgaagctcttcAGTGGCATACCACGGCCATTGGCACTTCGTCCCTTCCCAAGGGTCATAATACGAGAGTTAAGACGCATATTAGAATCTCTACTTGGACTGAGTGGTCAGACTTCACATATGAAAACGTCATGGCGATGTATGCAGACCAGTTGGAACGTCCGTACCATGGTCAGAAAGAACGAATAGCGTTGGCAAAAGACCTTTGGGTCTACAACGAAGCCTCCGTTGATGACTTGCAGCGGAAATTCCCCTTCACAATCATTAATAGTGCTCTGGACTCCATAATGACGGAAGAGACTCGGCCGCACGCTCCTTATTACGGTCGCGGAGCGATGTCCCGGGGTTCCGGCTACGTACCTGACTGGGCCTGCGTCTCGGACCGGGAATATCACAACAATAATTACAAGAGTATCGTTACTGGCGACACCAAAACAAGCGCCAAATGGCAACCCGAAATGTACAATAGTGCGCACACGCACACTTTTTTAGAGTGGCAAAAAGTCGTCACACAAGTGGCCGCATATGCAAACAGATTCCGTACCCGGTATGGCTTCATTGTTACAGACAAGGAAGTTGTGATTCTTAGGTTCAAACGTGAACGCATTGCACCTGGCATCGCCGCAAGCCGTCCTCGCCGACGACCAAACACTAGAGTTAACTTTAGCCAGACGTCTAGCCCACATTCATCCTCTAGTGACCCAAGTCTACCCTCGTCCGAGTCctacgatgatgatgaggatcAGGGAGTGGACGATAATATTGAGTATAAGACTATTCCCTGGGGGGTAAACGGGCCTGGTAAGCTCACGGCAAAGCTGGCTCTCGCCGTCCTGCCACTGATGGCTCTGCATGGTGAGCGCCATCTCGCTCGCTCGTATCCTGGACTCAACACATGGCGAACCGATGGGACAGGCGTACGGCACAATACAACGGGCGAATTCCGCAAAAGGGCGCCGCCAGGCGCGATAatggaagaggatgaaggtgacgaagacgacgaagacgacgaagacgacgaagaggatgaagatgacgaagaggacgaagaggatgaagaggacgaagatgacggagACAGCAGACCAGGATCAATATATGGTGACATCGAGCTACCCAAACCAAAACATGTGACAAAGAACAAGTTCTCAAAAAAATAACATGGGTCTTCGTATTACGAAATCATCatttggggggggggggggggcggCGAAAGCCTTCAAACTCGGGAAGTTCGAGAGAAGGGGATGGCACGACGATGAAGCGTGTTGGCGGGCGCACGACCAAAGTTGACACTCTCTTTAAGACAATGTATTCTGTTTGTATGGTTATTTGTTACAAGTTTAGACTTCACGCTGCTGCATTTTTTGATAGAGTAATTTGTATTGACCAAACTCCGTGCTGCATTGTGTGCTAGGCAAATATCACTGTACATCTGTTAAGATATATTAGCGTAGACTTGAACGTAGGGAAATATCGCAATGTTTGCCAACGAATTTAGCTACCAGACTaaatacctacctacctacgGAGTAGGTATGATGGCAtttgatgtgttggttgtcaatgTATTTGGCGGTGAGCAAATacgtcaatgttgactttgtaCGACAGACGGCAACAGAATGTCAAGGAAGCTCCATGTCACATAATAAAGTAATGACCACTTTGGGCAGCATATGCCCATCATTGACCAATCACACGCAtctgatgtctggtctggtgggcctagttgttggtgctgcgtCGCGCATTGAAACCAGAGCGACCAGagtgaccagaccaaactcaCCAGAGACACACGAGGCTGTCTAACCACCCTGCcctgcctggcctggtctggtctggttttgttCCGCAGCCACTCGCCAGAGCATATAAACGATGTGACCGAATATCTTCCACTTACTCTATTGTCCCTCCCCGACCAGTGTCCCCTTTCACCCTTCCCGACGGATTCGCGAGACGCCATGAGCCGCCGAGCCCAGCGCATAGCAAGGGAAGAAGCCCTAGCCATTGAGGCACAAAACCGTAGGAAGCAGCGGGCattggacatgatgaatgTACAGTCCCTCGACGACGAGAAAATGGATTCTTCATCTCCCCTGGGCTGCTCGATGGAAGACTTCAAGCGACCAAAGCTCCGACAGTGTCCTTTTGGGCTACAGGAAATGCATTTCGTTCGTCGCCTCGGTGGCGGACTTGATGGTTACAACTGGAAGATTCAGGTTCCAAAGGGTGGTCAAACCTATGTCTTGAAGCTGGTATGTTGATGCAATTCTTGGCTGGCCACTGTACTGATAACTCTTCCCTGTATGCAGTTTTGGGACACAGAGCCTTGGTATCCGCATTATTTCGCCGCTCAGAGAGAATGTCAAAATGCCGCTCTATTCCAACAAATCAAGGCGGCTATATTGGACGCGGCTGGCGCTGGAAGTGGAAAGGGGCCGATTCTGCTCAATCCAGAACCAGAGTCTAGGAAGGATGCGATAGCAAACTTGCTTGCCTTTTCCACTGAGGCTCGCCAGCGGAACAGCAGCAACGCGGCCCCTAACTTGGTAGCGATTGGCGAGATGCCTCGCATGAGGCAGTGTTACGGCTGGCTAAAGTTCACGGGGGACGATCTGTATCGTCATTGGGGTCCTTGGAGTGTGTGCGGACGGATGAATCCACCGCCCATCTGCATAGAAAAGATAAAGCGCTctattgatgatgaaaaacTCTACACAGCAGTTGTGTATGAGTTTATCGAGGAAGCTGATAACGACCATGGCGCCATGCAGCCGGTGTTGGATTTCCTGTGGCTTGTCGGCTTTAGCTTTGCTGACTCGCCACTGGCTGTGAACTGGAAAGATGGTGTATTGATTGACGGCTCAGAAGTTGCTGGCCCTAGAAGCTATGGGTGGCACAAGTGGAACTATGGTAAAAGAACTCCGGAGTCTGTGCTCATGGAGTAGAGAGTAGACCCTCAAGGGGGATGTCATTACGGGTCGATGGTTCTTAATTATACTGCCAAGAGAATAGATGTTCTTGAGTCTTGACGAGTTATCACTACCTCGGTAGTTCTCCCGCATTCTCGGCCAGGATAAGTAAAGTAGTATCATAACCAAGCACGCTCAGTGGCCTTTGTTTATTTGCTTACACCTTTGTTGAGGATTCAAACCCAGCTTCAGACAGAGAAAATGATTGATGGGACTGTGTATGTACTGAATTCTCGTGCCAAATGTGGCTGTGACCAAACAGGACGTGACGCTCCTAGTCCACCACGCATTCATGCCAAATCGAGTAGAAGAAAATAATATGGAAGTATGCCAAGAGCTGACCACGTTTCATGTTCAAGGCACGGGATCTGCCTAAGTAGACTAGACCTATTACAGTCAGTGTTAACTGCGCCGCGGTGTTGGCATTTCTGTGCGTCGTGGAATGCGGAGTTGACGTCTTGTACAGCCTCCTTGGCACACCCCTAGTCGTTAAAAAGGCATTAGCCGCTAAGCCATCTCCCAGAATAGCTTCAATGCGTCTGATGGTATTGCGATACGAACAAAAGAGGCTATGTTTTTAAAACTcagaacaacaacaacaacattcAGCTCTGAAATCTGTCGCTGTTTTAGGTCTTCTATGAGAATTGGCTGTTCGGTGTGCATGAGTCGGAGATAATTTGCACTAGTGGCTTCCCTGCTTCACTGGGCACATTTCTCTCCATGGTTAACTATCAGAAGCACAATTTCCTAGCTAGGTTTGGCGTTTGAAGCTTTGAGCGAGAATTCGTCATATCACGATAGCTGGAAAACGTATTCTTCTAAGGGTGGCCTGATGCCCATGCCGAGGCCACAAAACACCGAAGCCTACAGTCCGTGGTAAAGGTATTTACATACATCCAAGTACACACTAACACAAGAAAATATAGCCTGGCATACAACACGATATGCAATACATTTCGCTCGGTGAATGAGGGTTAATAGCTTCCCCGAGTAGACATAGTTTCGACGTACCCTAGCCTCTGTACGGATCATGGCGGAATCATACTTCTCCCCAAAGTCAGGTTGAATACATCGGCCGAGAGTCATTCACTCTATTCATTGTACCAAAAGAGCGACAAAGCTCACCAGCATATGGCATAAAAGCTTCTAGCTTGCTCGGAGATGTCCCGATGGGACAGGGCTTGccaacccaaacccaaaccc
It encodes the following:
- a CDS encoding G-protein coupled receptor (similar to Beauveria bassiana ARSEF 2860 XP_008594187.1), giving the protein MPGTFLSAGQARALNIILQLGSSLSIAGCIFIITTFCFCKSFHKPINRLVFYASFGNFFASVAFMMAGIYVNAPRSAGCQAQGFLLDMFVAADAFWTLAMAINVYLTFYFRFDAVRLRQMEIPYLIFCYAVPFTPAFAYLFIKNAAGERVYGSAGIWCWITPKWDILRIATFYGPVWGILAITLTIYLRSGSTIYRKHRQLRKFQGTGSGAISSTNRGEVGTNMKTTEVTIISESVGKSETMEMQALGGQATAHASSNPQQFRRDKTPMGAEDSTQPSTHAPTHATSVSAGAVSRPQRRIYHEVNNAAWQYTKCALLFFLVIVITWIPSSANRVYSYIHPGEISITLQFMSATVLPLQGFWNAVIYAVTSAAACKQLFNQIKELVLEKTGRDGGSNIRGRQDEPRRSMGIGGNFGTVRNNGADSETESMRELAKSVDGSDDGRSASIAVSKRGA
- a CDS encoding heterokaryon incompatibility protein (similar to Beauveria bassiana ARSEF 2860 XP_008596991.1); the protein is MDSPTDPVVSGMISRIEELANETLSKVDRNPTGSKEQHCSKYLVEAVDRCRRVLIHCVKTYDRIERKKEAAEQAETFFPSMQHILDAGVFAELMYSTSLTDRSFHGKFLQLEELAASIDKICGQYVPHAGSNTRPAPPNEYWTRMEGLIDYVLKPGELGPWINLDEVRGWITRCEKDHGHCKVSEANQQIFQARPTWLVDVRRMCLVKSEPGQRYVALSYLCATDGFKTTKNNIADLQKPGTLQNIAEAGIDGKKITPTVLHAIQLTACLGENYLWVDSLCLTHDDQPLLHQELVNMGSIFTNAAFTIVVPSTPASSGLYGIQDVTPSIAKRQYHRPLWWEKPSNVSKRIEEQQKVLLSQGWGSPWRKRAWTYQEHMFSRKLLILDENSATWNCHCQVYFEGVTAPDRPCGKYEANGQGWKLTNAKFKDYATHVSSYNTRLLTHEKESLQAFGGIMSTLQAGWGGSWVSGLPSVFFDLALLWYNEKPLKKRVATKSGLLAPTWSWAVWQGEVSFLDELKGKDWIKSLADWKFGTATGRNWTPVAGLQNSSAGQEGHANRPVDAGIANAMAGLDISEGSTADVASALSKLHLDDSQTPSTIYFTPFLLSAKVQLLKLHVMEFSTAGIPLVNKDDECIGMITPHETITSKTDVKNIVVEVVSVSEMCIDGMELYNVLWIERVDGIAFRKGVGRVVKEMWVGLKAEVVDLVLG
- a CDS encoding nop14-like family domain-containing protein, whose translation is MSNPTILEALQWHTTAIGTSSLPKGHNTRVKTHIRISTWTEWSDFTYENVMAMYADQLERPYHGQKERIALAKDLWVYNEASVDDLQRKFPFTIINSALDSIMTEETRPHAPYYGRGAMSRGSGYVPDWACVSDREYHNNNYKSIVTGDTKTSAKWQPEMYNSAHTHTFLEWQKVVTQVAAYANRFRTRYGFIVTDKEVVILRFKRERIAPGIAASRPRRRPNTRVNFSQTSSPHSSSSDPSLPSSESYDDDEDQGVDDNIEYKTIPWGVNGPGKLTAKLALAVLPLMALHGERHLARSYPGLNTWRTDGTGVRHNTTGEFRKRAPPGAIMEEDEGDEDDEDDEDDEEDEDDEEDEEDEEDEDDGDSRPGSIYGDIELPKPKHVTKNKFSKK